The following are encoded in a window of Bradyrhizobium guangdongense genomic DNA:
- a CDS encoding MgtC/SapB family protein produces the protein MIGVVVALGIGLLIGLERERRKGEGPGRSPAGLRTFAAASLAGAISVMIGGKGLLAVVTAGIMVLVAIAYLRSRSDDPGLTSETALILTVLLGGLATQRPVLAAGVAVILAILLAARAALHDFVHKVLSGDEVKDGLIFAAATLVVLPLLPDQPVGPFGALNPRAIWIIVILVMAIGAAGHVSTRLLGAKGGLAISGFASGFVSSTATIGAMGARARKAPELLGAAIAGATLSTVATIVQLFAVLAATSLPTLQSLLVPLLCAGAAATLYGVIFTVKGMRETGTAEFEQGRAFSLPSALLLALTLSGVLLLSASLREAFGEIGLVVSAAVAGLADTHSPAVAAASLAASGKVNSTDAVAPVLAALSTNTLSKIVVGWVSGGRSFALRLIPGLVLVIAAAWAGACLVSIS, from the coding sequence GTGATCGGCGTCGTCGTTGCACTCGGCATCGGGCTCCTGATCGGCCTCGAGCGGGAACGCCGCAAGGGCGAGGGTCCAGGGCGCTCGCCTGCCGGGCTGCGCACCTTTGCGGCCGCATCACTCGCCGGCGCCATCAGCGTGATGATCGGTGGCAAGGGTCTGCTGGCGGTCGTGACCGCCGGGATCATGGTCCTGGTTGCGATCGCTTATCTGCGGTCCAGGAGCGACGACCCCGGTTTGACGTCGGAGACCGCACTCATCCTGACGGTTCTGCTCGGCGGACTGGCCACGCAACGTCCCGTCTTGGCCGCTGGCGTTGCCGTTATCCTGGCCATTCTGCTCGCGGCACGTGCGGCATTGCACGACTTCGTTCACAAGGTGCTCAGCGGCGACGAGGTTAAGGATGGCCTAATCTTTGCCGCTGCTACGCTCGTTGTCTTACCCTTGCTTCCGGATCAGCCGGTCGGCCCGTTTGGCGCCCTCAATCCACGCGCCATCTGGATCATTGTCATCCTGGTGATGGCGATCGGCGCCGCAGGGCATGTTTCAACACGTTTGCTCGGCGCAAAAGGAGGCCTCGCGATCTCAGGGTTCGCCTCGGGTTTCGTCTCCAGCACAGCCACCATCGGAGCGATGGGCGCCCGCGCTCGCAAGGCGCCGGAGTTGCTCGGAGCCGCTATCGCCGGCGCAACGCTTTCCACGGTCGCAACGATCGTGCAGCTTTTCGCGGTTCTCGCAGCCACGAGTCTGCCCACGCTGCAAAGTCTGCTCGTTCCGCTCCTTTGCGCCGGTGCGGCCGCAACGCTCTACGGCGTCATCTTCACGGTCAAGGGCATGAGGGAGACCGGCACAGCCGAGTTCGAGCAAGGACGTGCTTTCAGCCTTCCGTCCGCCTTATTGCTGGCTTTGACGCTTTCCGGAGTCCTCCTGCTCTCCGCCAGCCTGCGGGAGGCCTTTGGAGAAATCGGCCTGGTTGTCAGCGCGGCTGTAGCCGGGCTAGCAGATACGCATTCGCCCGCTGTCGCCGCAGCCAGCCTCGCCGCCTCAGGCAAGGTCAACTCCACGGACGCTGTCGCTCCGGTACTGGCGGCGCTGTCGACCAATACTCTCAGCAAGATCGTCGTCGGCTGGGTCAGCGGCGGGCGCTCCTTCGCGCTGCGGCTGATCCCTGGCCTCGTTCTGGTCATCGCTGCCGCATGGGCTGGCGCCTGTTTGGTCTCGATCTCCTGA
- a CDS encoding APC family permease, translated as METVPQDRILPAAGLRRRLGLPLLVLYGTGVTVGAGIYVLIGAVAGHAGVYASWAFALAAAVMALTAASYAELATRYPVSAGEAAYVRAAFNSRFLSRTVGSLRLAIGIISAGAVTVGGAGYLGQLITLPAPVIVVAIVAALGVVAAWGILESVMLAGFLTLIETGGLVWIIVSAIHSDVSFSSALFTPPPLDGGTFSGITFAGVLAFFAFVGFEDLANVVEEAKSPQRDIPWAMALTLLITSVLYVLIAAISVSAVPPSVLAGSTAPLSLVFGAVARISPTTFSVIAVVSTLNTVLAQMTMTARVIYGMAQQGDLPGLVGRVHSRTGTPLIATGMVMLSVAALALIFPLERLAEGTSLATLLMFAVVNLSLLRIRARHTRSDPAAVRVPLWIASLGLVSCVLMIGTALFTA; from the coding sequence ATGGAAACAGTGCCGCAAGATCGGATCCTGCCTGCGGCCGGTTTGCGACGGCGGCTGGGGCTGCCATTGCTGGTCCTCTACGGGACGGGGGTCACCGTGGGAGCCGGGATCTACGTCTTGATCGGCGCCGTTGCGGGCCATGCAGGCGTCTACGCCTCGTGGGCGTTCGCATTAGCGGCCGCTGTCATGGCCTTGACGGCCGCCTCGTATGCCGAGCTCGCCACCCGCTACCCCGTCAGCGCCGGGGAAGCCGCCTACGTCCGTGCCGCATTCAACTCCCGATTTCTATCCAGGACCGTCGGCTCATTGAGGCTCGCCATTGGCATCATCTCGGCTGGGGCGGTGACCGTCGGGGGTGCTGGCTACTTAGGCCAGTTGATCACACTGCCTGCACCAGTGATCGTCGTGGCGATCGTCGCTGCCCTCGGCGTGGTCGCCGCCTGGGGCATTCTCGAATCGGTAATGCTCGCGGGGTTTCTGACGTTGATCGAGACGGGCGGACTGGTATGGATCATCGTATCCGCCATTCATTCGGATGTCTCGTTCAGCTCCGCGCTATTTACGCCGCCCCCGCTCGACGGCGGTACCTTTTCCGGAATCACCTTTGCCGGCGTGCTGGCATTCTTCGCCTTCGTCGGTTTCGAGGACCTCGCCAACGTCGTGGAAGAGGCCAAGAGCCCACAACGGGATATCCCCTGGGCTATGGCACTCACGCTGCTGATCACGAGCGTGCTTTACGTCCTGATCGCGGCGATTTCAGTCAGCGCCGTACCGCCGAGCGTCCTTGCCGGGTCAACGGCGCCGCTGAGCCTGGTCTTCGGCGCCGTGGCGCGCATAAGTCCGACGACGTTCAGCGTGATCGCGGTCGTGTCGACGCTCAACACCGTGCTCGCCCAGATGACCATGACGGCGCGTGTCATTTATGGCATGGCACAACAAGGCGACCTGCCCGGACTTGTAGGACGTGTCCATTCGCGAACCGGGACGCCGCTGATCGCCACGGGGATGGTCATGCTGAGCGTTGCGGCTCTCGCGCTGATATTCCCGCTGGAACGGCTGGCAGAAGGTACGTCTCTTGCGACGCTGTTGATGTTTGCCGTTGTCAACCTGTCTCTGCTTCGAATCCGCGCGCGGCACACTCGATCCGATCCAGCGGCCGTCCGCGTCCCGCTCTGGATAGCGTCCCTTGGTCTCGTCTCCTGCGTGCTCATGATCGGAACCGCCCTTTTCACGGCATAA
- a CDS encoding EF-hand domain-containing protein: protein MRSQTIAAALLLASLSHPAFAQSAADHDAHHPGQEQTTASPQTNPPASQGTERQGAMHGGDMMDMMGRGMKGRMMMGGEAMGPPPMFRMIFALMDADGDGTVSLPEFQVAHERIFKAMDSNKDGKVTPEEMIAFMRGTKISVPQQ from the coding sequence ATGCGAAGCCAAACCATTGCTGCGGCCCTGCTACTCGCCAGCTTGAGCCATCCCGCTTTCGCTCAATCGGCAGCCGACCACGACGCCCATCATCCCGGCCAGGAGCAGACAACCGCATCCCCGCAGACGAATCCTCCTGCAAGTCAAGGCACGGAGCGGCAGGGCGCGATGCACGGGGGAGATATGATGGACATGATGGGGCGCGGGATGAAGGGGCGTATGATGATGGGCGGCGAGGCGATGGGCCCACCGCCCATGTTCCGTATGATCTTCGCGCTGATGGATGCGGATGGGGACGGGACCGTCTCATTGCCGGAGTTTCAGGTCGCGCACGAACGCATTTTCAAGGCAATGGACAGCAATAAGGATGGAAAGGTCACTCCAGAGGAGATGATTGCGTTCATGCGGGGAACCAAGATCTCGGTCCCGCAGCAGTGA
- a CDS encoding AI-2E family transporter — MVIGLGVAVCAFMAKPFLGALVWSTTLAVLFVPLDMAISKRLGSRSLSALTTVTVTACIVVVPAILVAETLLNEAVRSATLVVPMFDAEDWKRFMGGHRWLAPALQWIHDKVDFADLMRTATSALATGSGSVLRASFSGVANLLLTFYFLFYLLRDRERIADAARLYLPLSEPEFSQVSVRVTDTIFATVFGTMAVAALQGGLGGLMFWWLGLPAPVFWGVLMALLAIVPFLGAFVIWAPAAAFLALSGAYTSAVVLTIWGTLVVGLVDNVVYPILVGNKLRMHTMLSFIAVVGGLVLMGAPGVVLGPLLLAVTLTLVQIWRGRLAAPIDAPPQQRDAVQVP; from the coding sequence GTGGTCATCGGGCTGGGCGTTGCCGTCTGCGCGTTCATGGCGAAGCCTTTCCTCGGCGCGCTCGTCTGGTCCACGACGCTTGCAGTCTTGTTCGTCCCGCTGGACATGGCCATCAGCAAGCGCTTGGGGTCGCGTAGTCTTTCGGCGCTGACGACGGTGACGGTGACCGCCTGCATTGTGGTCGTTCCTGCGATCCTCGTAGCGGAGACCTTGCTCAACGAGGCCGTCCGGAGCGCAACGCTCGTCGTGCCGATGTTCGACGCGGAGGACTGGAAACGTTTCATGGGCGGGCATCGTTGGCTTGCCCCGGCGCTGCAATGGATCCACGACAAGGTGGACTTTGCGGATCTGATGCGAACGGCTACTTCGGCGCTTGCGACGGGCAGCGGCTCCGTCCTGCGGGCCTCCTTTTCCGGAGTGGCAAACCTGCTGTTGACCTTCTATTTCCTGTTCTATCTGCTGCGCGATCGGGAAAGGATAGCGGACGCCGCGCGGCTCTATCTGCCGCTCTCGGAGCCGGAGTTTTCGCAGGTCAGCGTTCGGGTGACCGATACGATCTTCGCCACGGTCTTCGGGACCATGGCGGTTGCCGCGCTGCAGGGCGGCCTCGGGGGCCTCATGTTCTGGTGGCTGGGGCTGCCCGCCCCTGTGTTCTGGGGTGTATTGATGGCTCTTCTCGCCATCGTGCCGTTTCTCGGCGCCTTCGTGATTTGGGCGCCGGCTGCCGCCTTTCTCGCGCTGAGCGGCGCCTACACATCAGCCGTCGTGCTGACGATCTGGGGCACTCTCGTCGTCGGCCTCGTGGACAATGTTGTCTATCCGATCCTGGTCGGCAACAAGCTTCGAATGCATACGATGCTGTCGTTCATCGCCGTCGTCGGCGGGCTCGTTCTCATGGGCGCACCGGGCGTAGTGCTTGGCCCGTTGCTGCTCGCGGTCACCCTGACATTGGTGCAGATCTGGCGGGGTCGGCTGGCAGCCCCGATCGATGCACCACCGCAACAGCGTGACGCAGTACAGGTTCCGTGA
- a CDS encoding agarase, with amino-acid sequence MIVRLVPNGIEIGQAARIGPCDQSRKLVARRGRPQLQRTKWGGVVDNGLTGSGFFRVAERNGVFWLVDPDGGRFLSKGVNNIRFDQDHVGRTDRVPYAKACTAKYGSPQIWRTATSNRLASWKFNTVGCWSDELVASAGSQLLASTPTAELGASFRLHRRDQIFPDVYDPEFSAHIRVSAHQRCRHRRNDPGLLGTFIDNELYWSPDWRGTDELLTLFLNLPSHRPGRIAAISALQAHYRDFAQFNTVWRTQARSWEEFGRIEHVVAPFVRLRPGVLNDAIETKANLADPSREAFSADCDAFVAVVADKYFELCVSAIKAADPNHLVLGSRFGYQPLSGVIAAAGRHLDVVSFNCYDFDPGPVIDAYAAAGRPCLISEFSFRGDDAGLPNSSGAGPRVPTQTERARAFQGYVVAALSKPNVIGYHWFEHADQPAEGRFDGENSNFGTVTIEDRVYDELTEMMTRVNAAAESIHAAAVSTAI; translated from the coding sequence TTGATAGTCAGGCTGGTTCCGAATGGTATTGAGATAGGTCAAGCGGCCCGGATAGGGCCGTGCGACCAATCAAGAAAGTTGGTTGCTCGTCGGGGGAGGCCACAGTTGCAGAGAACGAAGTGGGGTGGGGTCGTCGACAACGGGCTCACTGGAAGTGGCTTCTTCCGCGTTGCCGAGCGCAACGGCGTATTCTGGCTCGTTGATCCCGACGGTGGCCGCTTTCTTTCCAAGGGCGTCAATAACATCCGTTTCGATCAGGACCACGTCGGACGGACCGATCGCGTGCCTTACGCCAAGGCCTGCACGGCCAAGTACGGCAGCCCGCAGATCTGGCGCACCGCGACGTCCAACCGGCTGGCGAGCTGGAAGTTCAACACGGTCGGCTGCTGGTCGGATGAACTCGTCGCCAGTGCGGGATCGCAATTGCTGGCGAGCACGCCAACCGCGGAGCTCGGCGCGTCCTTTCGCCTGCATCGCCGCGATCAGATCTTTCCGGATGTCTACGATCCCGAATTCTCGGCGCATATCCGCGTAAGCGCCCATCAACGCTGCAGGCATCGCCGCAACGATCCCGGCCTGCTCGGTACCTTCATCGACAACGAGCTCTACTGGTCGCCCGACTGGCGAGGCACTGATGAGCTTCTGACGCTGTTTCTGAACCTGCCATCGCATCGTCCGGGCAGGATTGCCGCAATCTCGGCTCTGCAGGCGCACTATCGGGATTTTGCCCAATTCAACACGGTATGGCGCACACAAGCGCGATCTTGGGAGGAGTTCGGCAGGATCGAGCACGTCGTGGCGCCATTTGTCAGACTCCGGCCTGGCGTCCTGAACGATGCGATCGAGACCAAGGCCAACTTGGCAGATCCCTCCCGCGAGGCCTTCTCGGCCGATTGCGATGCCTTCGTGGCCGTCGTGGCCGACAAGTATTTCGAACTGTGCGTCTCGGCGATCAAGGCAGCCGATCCCAATCATCTCGTGCTCGGCTCGCGGTTCGGATATCAACCGCTCAGCGGCGTGATTGCCGCGGCCGGTCGTCACCTGGATGTGGTTTCCTTCAATTGCTACGACTTCGACCCGGGGCCGGTCATCGATGCTTACGCCGCCGCCGGCAGGCCGTGCCTGATTTCGGAATTCTCATTCCGCGGCGATGATGCGGGCCTGCCGAATTCGAGTGGAGCCGGACCACGCGTGCCTACCCAGACCGAGCGCGCCCGGGCCTTCCAGGGCTACGTGGTGGCAGCCCTCAGCAAGCCGAATGTGATCGGCTATCACTGGTTTGAGCATGCCGATCAACCGGCCGAGGGCCGCTTTGACGGCGAGAATTCCAATTTCGGCACGGTGACCATCGAAGACCGGGTTTACGATGAGCTGACTGAGATGATGACCCGGGTCAATGCCGCGGCAGAGAGTATCCACGCTGCTGCCGTTTCAACCGCGATCTGA